The Pelodiscus sinensis isolate JC-2024 chromosome 6, ASM4963464v1, whole genome shotgun sequence genome has a segment encoding these proteins:
- the ELOVL7 gene encoding very long chain fatty acid elongase 7 isoform X1, which yields MKMAFSNLTSKAALLYDEWIKRADPRVEGFPLMSSPVPQTIIIGAYIYFVTSLGPKVMENRKPFELRPIMAFYNFGVVALSIYMTYEFLMSGWATGYSFQCDLVDYSRSPTALRMLRTCWLYYFSKFIELLDTIFFVLRKKEGQITFLHVLHHSIMPWTWWFGVKFAAGGLGTFHALLNCVVHVIMYTYYGLCSLGPAYYKYLWWKKHMTSIQLVQFLMVTVHIGQIYFMDDCPYQYPVFIFIIWLYGSMFLILFLHFWYHAYIRGQRLPKIMKNGISKSKHH from the exons ATGAAAATGGCCTTTAGCAATCTGACATCAAAAGCTGCATTGCTTTATGATGAATGGATTAAACGTGCTG atCCAAGAGTGGAAGGCTTCCCACTCATGTCTTCACCTGTGCCACAGACTATTATCATTGGAGCCTATATTTATTTTGTAACATCTTTGGGGCCAAAAGTCATGGAAAACAGAAAACCTTTTGAACTCAGGCCAATAATGGCATTTTACAATTTTGGTGTAGTAGCCCTCTCAATTTATATGACTTATGAA TTTCTTATGTCTGGCTGGGCCACGGGTTATTCATTCCAGTGTGACCTTGTTGACTACTCCAGGTCACCTACAGCTCTGAGA ATGCTTCGGACTTGTTGGCTATATTACTTCTCCAAGTTCATTGAATTATTAGACACT attttttttgttctgcGAAAGAAAGAGGGCCAAATTACATTCCTGCATGTCTTGCATCACTCTATCATGCCATGGACCTGGTGGTTTGGAGTCAAATTTGCTGCAG GTGGATTAGGAACATTCCATGCTCTATTAAACTGTGTTGTGCACGTCATCATGTACACCTACTATGGACTCTGTTCACTGGGACCAGCCTACTATAAATACTTGTGGTGGAAAAAACACATGACATCTATACAGCTT GTCCAGTTTCTTATGGTTACAGTTCACATTGGACAAATCTACTTTATGGATGATTGTCCATACCAGTATCCAGTTTTCATATTCATCATTTGGCTGTATGGCTCTATGTTTTTAATTCTATTTCTTCACTTCTGGTATCATGCTTACATCAGGGGCCAGAGACTGCCAAAGATTATGAAAAATGGAATCAGCAAAAGCAAACATCACTGA
- the ELOVL7 gene encoding very long chain fatty acid elongase 7 isoform X2: MSGWATGYSFQCDLVDYSRSPTALRMLRTCWLYYFSKFIELLDTIFFVLRKKEGQITFLHVLHHSIMPWTWWFGVKFAAGGLGTFHALLNCVVHVIMYTYYGLCSLGPAYYKYLWWKKHMTSIQLVQFLMVTVHIGQIYFMDDCPYQYPVFIFIIWLYGSMFLILFLHFWYHAYIRGQRLPKIMKNGISKSKHH; this comes from the exons ATGTCTGGCTGGGCCACGGGTTATTCATTCCAGTGTGACCTTGTTGACTACTCCAGGTCACCTACAGCTCTGAGA ATGCTTCGGACTTGTTGGCTATATTACTTCTCCAAGTTCATTGAATTATTAGACACT attttttttgttctgcGAAAGAAAGAGGGCCAAATTACATTCCTGCATGTCTTGCATCACTCTATCATGCCATGGACCTGGTGGTTTGGAGTCAAATTTGCTGCAG GTGGATTAGGAACATTCCATGCTCTATTAAACTGTGTTGTGCACGTCATCATGTACACCTACTATGGACTCTGTTCACTGGGACCAGCCTACTATAAATACTTGTGGTGGAAAAAACACATGACATCTATACAGCTT GTCCAGTTTCTTATGGTTACAGTTCACATTGGACAAATCTACTTTATGGATGATTGTCCATACCAGTATCCAGTTTTCATATTCATCATTTGGCTGTATGGCTCTATGTTTTTAATTCTATTTCTTCACTTCTGGTATCATGCTTACATCAGGGGCCAGAGACTGCCAAAGATTATGAAAAATGGAATCAGCAAAAGCAAACATCACTGA